One genomic segment of Dysosmobacter sp. Marseille-Q4140 includes these proteins:
- a CDS encoding helix-turn-helix transcriptional regulator codes for MNPNEILGMNLKRLRMARQLSLGQLSALCGVSKIVLSQMERGESNPTMNTIWKIAAGLNVRYTELIDPHEPNFKVVRKENVVVQAENQGSYKSYSYYSASPERSFDLFGIELAPLSSYSSSGHPSGTEEYILLTSGCLEIEIGGITYRLEEGDAFRFDGEKPHIYRNPEAGLTKAVSLIQY; via the coding sequence GTGAATCCGAATGAGATCTTGGGAATGAATCTAAAACGACTGCGAATGGCGCGGCAGCTCAGCCTGGGGCAATTATCCGCACTTTGCGGTGTCAGCAAGATCGTTTTATCCCAGATGGAGCGGGGCGAATCCAATCCCACCATGAATACCATTTGGAAAATCGCCGCTGGGCTGAATGTGCGCTATACGGAATTGATAGATCCGCACGAGCCGAATTTTAAAGTGGTCCGGAAAGAAAATGTGGTGGTCCAGGCGGAAAACCAGGGCAGCTATAAAAGCTACAGCTATTACAGCGCCTCTCCGGAGCGGTCCTTCGACCTCTTTGGGATTGAATTGGCGCCTCTGTCGTCCTATTCCTCATCCGGCCACCCCTCCGGCACGGAAGAATACATCTTGCTGACCAGCGGGTGTCTGGAAATAGAAATCGGGGGGATTACGTATCGATTGGAAGAGGGGGACGCCTTTCGCTTCGATGGGGAAAAGCCGCATATTTACCGCAATCCGGAGGCCGGACTGACCAAGGCGGTTTCTTTAATCCAATACTGA